One stretch of Roseovarius mucosus DNA includes these proteins:
- a CDS encoding xanthine dehydrogenase family protein molybdopterin-binding subunit translates to MRRRAFLAASAVGLVAAIGATACSRIPVIPKRPDPDVSTAIGWIAHRDGHFTLTLPRAEMGQNIATALKQVACTELGAEWDRVDVVLHATDMPRVKATVGSESVMLFAEPLAQACAALRDALAAGQVAGLVRVRARPVSELRALRSGGLIGASPELVQARGIVTGEPLYAADIRLPGMLYGRVLRAPASVELHSGPRRWDIDAARAVPGFVAVVKDCGPPIGKAQGLGIVAARPGALDAIAEALQVEWDVAGQHPHADIARAIDVDARLGAGALPHKVLNGAPEAGPWDVDLRLDIPMAAHGPIEPRGAVASWEDGALRVWAGTQDAFYIRDFLADAFGLSAGAVTVQSCRIGGAFGGKTICTVEAEAAALTLAVSSPVKVQWTRAQEYALGFHRPPSSHRVRARVGQGRITDWDHAQMSSHIMFTAAVVPSWMQRGTDVFAGDGGVARGMAAPYVLGRARAAYDMVRLPVHTGPWRGLGAGPNALAIESAMDEAALAAGVDPLAFRLAHVADPFLAACLERVGEISSWGKTPAFSEGLRVGRGIACGTYKETSHTAAIADVAVDARGRVRVTRMWCVHDCGLVINPDQVRAQCEGNLVWSLAMVLTDDLPTEDGRVTAQTFADAPIPRMTDTPTLTVDLIQSDRPPQGAGETVMVAGPGAIANAIRAATGRRLVRLPARAGDLAL, encoded by the coding sequence ATGCGGCGGCGTGCGTTTCTGGCGGCCTCGGCCGTGGGGCTTGTGGCCGCTATCGGTGCGACGGCGTGTTCGCGCATCCCGGTTATCCCCAAACGCCCTGATCCGGACGTCTCGACTGCCATCGGATGGATCGCGCATCGGGACGGGCATTTCACCCTGACCCTGCCGCGCGCCGAGATGGGACAGAACATCGCCACCGCACTGAAGCAGGTCGCCTGCACCGAGCTTGGGGCGGAGTGGGACCGGGTCGACGTGGTCCTGCATGCGACCGACATGCCGCGCGTCAAGGCGACGGTGGGCAGTGAATCGGTGATGCTGTTTGCCGAACCGTTGGCGCAGGCCTGTGCCGCGCTGCGCGATGCCCTGGCTGCCGGACAGGTTGCAGGACTGGTCCGTGTCAGGGCGCGTCCAGTCTCCGAGTTGCGCGCATTGCGAAGCGGTGGCCTGATCGGCGCCAGCCCCGAACTGGTCCAAGCGCGCGGGATCGTCACGGGCGAACCGCTTTATGCGGCCGATATCCGACTGCCGGGAATGCTTTATGGTCGGGTGCTGCGCGCGCCTGCGTCCGTCGAGTTGCACTCTGGCCCCCGGCGCTGGGATATCGATGCGGCGCGCGCGGTGCCTGGCTTTGTCGCGGTTGTCAAGGATTGCGGTCCGCCGATTGGCAAGGCTCAGGGGCTTGGCATTGTCGCCGCCCGACCCGGCGCGCTTGATGCAATTGCTGAAGCGTTGCAGGTGGAGTGGGATGTGGCGGGCCAACACCCCCACGCGGATATCGCGCGCGCCATTGACGTCGATGCCCGTCTTGGAGCGGGCGCACTCCCGCACAAGGTTCTGAACGGCGCGCCCGAGGCTGGCCCGTGGGATGTCGATCTGCGTCTTGATATCCCCATGGCAGCCCATGGCCCGATCGAGCCGCGCGGAGCCGTAGCATCATGGGAAGACGGGGCATTGCGGGTCTGGGCCGGTACGCAGGATGCCTTCTACATCCGAGATTTTCTGGCCGATGCCTTCGGGCTATCTGCCGGTGCAGTCACTGTCCAATCCTGCCGGATTGGCGGGGCCTTCGGCGGCAAAACGATATGCACGGTTGAGGCAGAGGCGGCGGCACTCACACTTGCCGTGAGCAGCCCCGTCAAGGTCCAGTGGACGCGCGCTCAGGAATATGCGCTCGGGTTCCACCGCCCGCCGTCTTCTCACCGGGTCAGGGCGCGCGTCGGGCAAGGCCGGATCACCGACTGGGACCATGCGCAGATGAGTTCTCATATCATGTTCACCGCCGCCGTCGTGCCATCCTGGATGCAGCGCGGCACCGACGTCTTTGCCGGCGATGGTGGCGTGGCGCGAGGTATGGCCGCGCCCTATGTGCTGGGCCGTGCCCGCGCAGCTTATGACATGGTGCGGCTGCCTGTGCATACCGGCCCATGGCGCGGGCTGGGTGCCGGGCCGAACGCGCTGGCTATTGAGAGTGCCATGGACGAGGCGGCACTGGCCGCAGGCGTCGATCCCTTGGCGTTCCGCCTTGCGCATGTTGCTGATCCGTTTTTGGCGGCATGTCTTGAGCGGGTGGGTGAAATCTCTAGTTGGGGCAAAACGCCTGCGTTCTCCGAGGGTCTGCGGGTAGGACGCGGTATCGCCTGCGGCACCTACAAGGAGACCAGCCATACGGCGGCCATTGCCGATGTGGCCGTCGATGCCCGTGGTCGGGTGCGGGTCACGCGAATGTGGTGCGTGCATGATTGCGGGCTGGTCATCAACCCTGATCAGGTCCGTGCGCAATGCGAAGGCAATCTAGTCTGGAGCCTTGCCATGGTGCTAACCGACGATCTGCCCACGGAAGACGGGCGCGTCACGGCCCAGACCTTTGCGGATGCCCCAATCCCGCGCATGACCGATACACCCACACTCACCGTTGATCTGATCCAAAGCGATCGTCCGCCACAAGGCGCAGGCGAAACCGTCATGGTGGCAGGCCCCGGCGCCATCGCCAATGCGATCCGCGCAGCCACCGGCCGACGCCTGGTCCGCCTTCCGGCGCGGGCCGGGGACCTCGCGTTATGA
- the wrbA gene encoding NAD(P)H:quinone oxidoreductase — protein sequence MTRVLVLYYSSYGHVRALAQAEAEGARSVPGTLVDLRRVPETVPEEVRQKAGFAPDDTPLATPADLEAYDAIIFGTPTLFGMMAGQMKSFLDQAGGLWARNALVGKVAAVFASTGSQHGGHEATLLSTQIPLQHFGMLIVGMPYSFAGQTTADGIVGGAPYGAGTIAGADGSRTPTETDLAGARFQGAHVARIAAKLAGTVKVEEAA from the coding sequence ATGACCCGCGTTCTTGTTCTCTACTATTCCAGCTACGGCCATGTCCGCGCGCTTGCTCAGGCCGAGGCCGAAGGTGCGCGCTCCGTGCCCGGCACCCTTGTCGATCTGCGCCGCGTGCCCGAAACCGTCCCGGAAGAGGTAAGGCAAAAGGCTGGCTTCGCCCCGGATGACACGCCCTTGGCGACTCCGGCCGATCTGGAGGCCTATGACGCCATCATCTTCGGCACGCCCACGCTCTTCGGCATGATGGCCGGACAAATGAAGTCCTTCCTCGATCAGGCAGGTGGGCTCTGGGCGCGTAATGCGCTTGTGGGTAAGGTTGCCGCTGTCTTCGCCTCCACAGGCTCGCAGCATGGCGGGCATGAGGCAACGCTGCTGTCCACGCAAATCCCGCTCCAGCACTTTGGCATGCTGATCGTGGGCATGCCCTACAGCTTTGCCGGTCAAACCACAGCCGATGGGATCGTCGGCGGCGCGCCCTATGGCGCGGGAACGATCGCAGGTGCTGACGGTTCGCGCACGCCTACCGAGACCGACCTGGCCGGAGCGCGCTTTCAGGGCGCGCATGTGGCGCGCATCGCGGCGAAGCTCGCCGGGACCGTCAAAGTTGAGGAGGCTGCGTGA
- a CDS encoding LysR family transcriptional regulator, whose protein sequence is MDKLSVMQAFRRIVERGSFARAAEDLGVSPALLSREIKLLEESLGTTLLTRTTRSMSLTDAGRLYYDEANAILGAMAQVEDRIRDGAGVVRGHLKVNASSSFGQTVIAPMLPDFLDTYPDLRLSLSMDDRVLDMVEGGFDVSIRIRPAMPDSALVARKIGTMRQRIFAAPAYLEKAGAPQVPEDIAQHRVIGFLLADHLTSWTLHGPSGTKIIDLDPPVRVGNSLVLRDLLIAGQGIGTLPDFVSKEPEAQGELVRILPDWELPAPEIFAVTASRLSMDAKVTAFLDHLRAAL, encoded by the coding sequence ATGGACAAGCTTTCTGTCATGCAAGCCTTCCGCCGCATCGTTGAGCGGGGCAGCTTCGCACGTGCGGCGGAGGATCTTGGTGTCTCGCCTGCACTGCTGAGCCGCGAGATAAAGCTGCTTGAGGAAAGTCTTGGGACCACGCTGCTGACGCGCACCACCCGATCCATGTCCCTGACCGATGCCGGGCGGCTCTATTATGACGAGGCCAATGCCATTCTCGGCGCCATGGCCCAGGTCGAAGACCGCATCCGGGACGGCGCGGGCGTGGTGCGCGGGCATCTCAAGGTGAACGCCTCCAGTTCCTTCGGGCAGACAGTCATCGCACCCATGTTGCCAGATTTTCTCGATACCTATCCCGATCTGCGTCTGTCACTGTCGATGGACGACCGGGTGCTGGACATGGTCGAAGGTGGGTTTGATGTCTCGATCCGCATCCGACCCGCCATGCCGGACTCGGCGCTGGTCGCCCGCAAGATTGGAACGATGCGACAGCGCATCTTCGCAGCGCCCGCCTATCTGGAAAAGGCTGGTGCTCCGCAGGTCCCCGAGGATATCGCGCAGCACCGGGTCATCGGCTTCCTGCTCGCGGATCATCTGACGTCATGGACCCTGCACGGTCCCTCGGGCACAAAAATCATCGACCTTGATCCACCAGTCCGCGTCGGCAACAGCCTTGTTCTGCGCGATCTTTTGATCGCGGGTCAGGGCATCGGCACCTTGCCGGATTTCGTCTCGAAAGAGCCTGAGGCGCAAGGTGAACTTGTTCGTATCCTGCCGGACTGGGAACTTCCTGCACCGGAGATCTTCGCCGTGACGGCCTCGCGGCTGAGCATGGACGCGAAGGTCACGGCGTTCCTCGATCACCTGCGCGCGGCGCTGTAA
- a CDS encoding helix-turn-helix transcriptional regulator gives MRVYRDLRGMTQAALAAKASVNRVTVAEIETGRKQGSVTTLRALANALGVSLDDLAE, from the coding sequence TTGCGCGTCTACCGAGACCTGCGCGGGATGACACAAGCCGCCCTGGCCGCAAAAGCGAGCGTGAACCGCGTGACTGTGGCCGAGATCGAAACCGGTCGTAAGCAGGGCTCGGTCACGACCCTGCGCGCCTTGGCCAATGCGCTCGGCGTAAGTCTGGATGATCTGGCTGAGTAA
- a CDS encoding (2Fe-2S)-binding protein: MRFTLNGLGQDIPADWADEPLLVLLREHIGLTGAKFGCGVGICGACTIIVDGAATRACMIRSGDIEGLNVRTIEGLADGDSLHPVQQAWLDLGVPQCGYCQAGQIMAAVALLEETPDPSEDDIDAAMDGNLCRCGTYPRIRAAIARAAERV; encoded by the coding sequence ATGCGCTTCACTCTGAACGGACTAGGTCAGGATATTCCGGCCGATTGGGCAGATGAGCCGCTGTTGGTCCTGTTGCGAGAACACATCGGACTGACGGGTGCGAAATTCGGTTGCGGGGTTGGCATTTGCGGGGCCTGCACGATCATTGTGGACGGTGCCGCCACGCGCGCCTGCATGATCCGCTCCGGCGATATCGAGGGTCTGAACGTCCGCACGATCGAGGGGCTGGCCGACGGGGACAGCTTGCACCCGGTCCAGCAGGCCTGGTTGGACCTCGGAGTGCCGCAATGCGGCTATTGTCAGGCTGGTCAGATCATGGCGGCTGTGGCGCTGCTGGAGGAAACGCCTGACCCATCGGAGGATGACATTGATGCGGCGATGGACGGCAACCTGTGCAGATGCGGCACCTATCCGCGTATCCGTGCGGCGATTGCCCGCGCGGCGGAGCGTGTGTGA
- a CDS encoding DsbA family oxidoreductase — translation MASLTIDFFHDVVCCWCFNISSRMRNLAAEFDLDVRHRTFVLQASRAEMAARWGSPEDARDTILGHWAVCRQVSDRPELVGINEMRAATFDYPHGMTAALGCKAAERLGGQKAHWDMFDLLQRAHLTEARNVADPATVLDVARELGFEASAFAELFDDPGTLSSVETDRQQARKLQVRSIPTLIVRETGTRLVNGPREDLAAQLRAALRLIA, via the coding sequence ATGGCGTCATTGACCATCGACTTCTTCCACGATGTCGTCTGCTGCTGGTGCTTCAACATCTCTTCGCGGATGCGCAACCTTGCGGCAGAGTTCGATCTCGACGTGCGACACCGCACTTTCGTCTTGCAAGCCAGCCGCGCCGAAATGGCCGCGCGCTGGGGCTCACCTGAAGACGCCCGCGACACGATCCTCGGTCACTGGGCGGTCTGCCGTCAGGTCAGCGATCGGCCGGAGCTTGTCGGAATCAACGAGATGCGGGCCGCGACCTTTGACTACCCGCACGGTATGACCGCCGCGTTGGGGTGCAAGGCTGCGGAACGCCTTGGTGGTCAAAAAGCCCATTGGGACATGTTCGACCTGCTGCAGCGCGCCCATCTGACCGAGGCGCGGAACGTTGCCGATCCTGCCACAGTATTGGATGTGGCGCGAGAACTGGGGTTCGAGGCATCTGCCTTCGCCGAGCTTTTCGATGACCCAGGAACGCTTAGTTCCGTCGAGACTGACCGGCAACAGGCCCGCAAACTACAGGTCCGGTCCATTCCCACCCTGATCGTTCGCGAAACCGGCACCCGCCTCGTCAATGGTCCACGCGAGGATCTGGCCGCACAACTGCGCGCAGCCCTCCGCCTCATCGCCTGA
- a CDS encoding helix-turn-helix transcriptional regulator — protein sequence MAQRIEGQDFASAAMMRLVAMGLARQGISIPVPTSPTAHVSLGDKRAVLSAVLACHGPLAILSIADAACAMAPEPVVQALTNARDIPDLMERWHRLERFSHGRHRVEIEQLSPQRFRLTHRARDHGPPPSMAESLLVLGLLTILTEMTGSTDVTMKTDAGAVWRNEGKWHDAGTSQGVGSVVLTAASASRTVEVRGNNPETDLVSRLRGRLVADPVRRWTVASLAAEAGAAPRTLQRRLTEGLASFSRLVTDARIEVAATHLCKSNGPALAEIAFIAGFADQAHFARTFSRTVGTTPSSYRADFGQ from the coding sequence ATGGCCCAACGCATTGAAGGACAGGATTTCGCTTCGGCCGCCATGATGCGCCTGGTCGCAATGGGGCTTGCACGGCAGGGCATTTCCATTCCCGTGCCGACGTCCCCGACCGCGCATGTTTCGCTTGGGGACAAGCGTGCGGTCCTCAGCGCTGTCTTGGCATGCCATGGCCCGTTGGCCATCCTGTCCATTGCAGACGCCGCATGCGCCATGGCCCCCGAGCCGGTCGTCCAAGCCTTGACCAATGCAAGGGACATACCTGATCTCATGGAGCGCTGGCACAGGCTGGAGCGCTTCAGCCATGGGCGACACAGGGTCGAGATAGAGCAGCTTTCTCCGCAACGCTTTCGACTGACCCACCGCGCGCGTGACCATGGCCCGCCGCCATCCATGGCAGAAAGCTTGTTGGTGCTTGGGCTTCTTACAATCCTGACCGAGATGACCGGATCGACGGATGTGACGATGAAAACTGACGCGGGCGCGGTCTGGCGCAACGAGGGTAAATGGCATGACGCGGGCACGTCACAAGGCGTCGGCAGTGTCGTCCTGACAGCGGCATCGGCAAGCAGAACGGTCGAAGTGCGTGGCAATAACCCGGAGACCGATCTAGTATCACGGTTGCGAGGCCGTCTTGTTGCAGACCCGGTGCGCCGCTGGACAGTGGCCAGTCTTGCGGCCGAAGCTGGCGCCGCGCCCCGCACCCTTCAGCGCCGCCTGACCGAAGGATTGGCTTCCTTTTCCCGCCTTGTGACCGATGCGCGGATCGAGGTCGCTGCAACCCACCTGTGCAAATCCAATGGCCCAGCACTTGCAGAGATCGCCTTCATCGCAGGCTTTGCCGATCAGGCCCATTTTGCTCGCACATTCAGCCGAACCGTAGGCACAACCCCGAGCAGCTATCGCGCAGACTTTGGCCAGTAG